In Papaver somniferum cultivar HN1 chromosome 1, ASM357369v1, whole genome shotgun sequence, a genomic segment contains:
- the LOC113306899 gene encoding uncharacterized protein LOC113306899 has product MADEIGKENNPNLNKPSLLIRLMSKRRTWVFLFVVVYGFLLCSSWNFLQKILVWYNSNTSSAKSTGWPALYASVLLGVVFGVLSMIAALAVAIPAMLVTWITVLVLLTFCGKPRKALVLEGRKITADITGFAIKILLKEGNIVAAVCAVVGYVLLVRTTAENG; this is encoded by the coding sequence ATGGCAGATGAAATTGGAAAAGAAAACAACCCAAATTTGAATAAACCCAGTTTACTAATTAGATTGATGAGTAAAAGAAGAACCtgggtttttctttttgttgtggtCTATGGTTTTCTATTATGTTCTTCATGGAATTTCCTTCAGAAAATCTTAGTTTGGTATAATTCTAATACGTCTTCAGCCAAATCTACTGGATGGCCAGCTCTTTATGCTTCTGTTTTATTAGGTGTTGTATTTGGAGTTCTATCAATGATAGCTGCTCTTGCTGTTGCAATACCAGCTATGCTTGTAACTTGGATCACCGTGTTGGTGCTTCTTACCTTCTGTGGAAAACCTAGAAAAGCTCTTGTTCTTGAAGGGAGGAAAATTACAGCTGATATTACTGGATTTGCAATCAAGATTCTTCTTAAAGAAGGTAATATTGTTGCCGCTGTTTGTGCTGTTGTTGGGTATGTTCTTTTAGTTAGAACAACTGCAGAAAATGGATga
- the LOC113306910 gene encoding cytochrome c-like has product MASFADAPVGDTKTGEKIFKTKCAQCHTVEKGAGHKQGPNLNGLFGRQSGTTPGYSYSAANKNMAVIWEEPTLYDYLLNPKKYIPGTKMVFPGLKKPQERADLIAYLKTSTAS; this is encoded by the exons ATGGCGTCATTCGCAGATGCACCTGTAGGTGATACAAAAACAGGAGAGAAAATTTTTAAGACAAAATGCGCTCAGTGTCATACCGTTGAAAAAGGCGCTGGTCACAAACAAG GGCCTAACTTGAATGGTCTCTTTGGGAGGCAATCGGGTACCACTCCTGGTTACTCATACTCGGCTGCAAACAAGAACATGGCTGTGATATGGGAGGAGCCGACTTTGTATGATTATCTGTTAAACCCAAAGAAG TACATTCCTGGAACCAAGATGGTTTTTCCTGGTCTGAAGAAGCCACAAGAGCGGGCTGATCTCATTGCATACTTGAAGACTTCGACTGCGTCTTAA